One Carassius gibelio isolate Cgi1373 ecotype wild population from Czech Republic chromosome B18, carGib1.2-hapl.c, whole genome shotgun sequence DNA segment encodes these proteins:
- the LOC127977677 gene encoding uncharacterized protein LOC127977677: MQLNRAFAFLCLVISVDAQRSHRMTCYLDVLTHRTHEGPCSHIILPLTSTDGDLYLQSLSEDDSVTLRSMKERNPALKILLGLEVRSSRLELMSANEASIENFVQTLLKYLKDKSLDGLDVTWLDGPTFDESSRNTELLTNFLKILKGAFKKEAQPLLLSVSVLGPVDHSDDEQTLSQYVDFISILPAQLKKDGPYMHWQDQHVDLQKFSLAMPAFLRRSRRRHHHRDHFNHEDMNTETGKKDHIHVLGFYLGDRVCQAIKSRPEKFITLTSFSDEQSLVAEVLQKGFGGITVVFIDLDVFYNSICAHLTQDERAIVESKVVLHSHHVHRRQEHGGHHHSRNHHHSRHHHHHSLLTYGSHGHHHHGRHHHHHHHHHLQIIPQRNITVEERDDVK, translated from the exons ATGCAGCTCAACAGAG ctTTTGCATTTCTTTGCCTGGTGATTTCAGTGG ATGCGCAGAGGAGTCACAGAATGACCTGCTATCTGGATGTTTTAACACACCGCACACATGAAGGGCCGTGCTCTCACATCATCCTCCCCTTGACCTCCACTGATGGTGACCTTTACCTCCAAAGCCTGTCGGAAGATGACAGCGTTACTCTTAGAAGCATGAAGGAGAG AAATCCAGCTTTGAAGATTTTGCTTGGTTTGGAAGTCAGATCATCAAG GTTGGAGCTGATGTCTGCTAATGAAGCGAGCATTGAGAATTTTGTTCAAACACTATTGAAATACTTAAAAGACAAGAGTTTAGACGGCCTAGACGTGACCTGGCTGGATGGCCCTACTTTTGACGAATCTAGTAGAAACACAGAGCTACTCACAAATTTTCTGAAG ATACTAAAAGGCGCATTTAAAAAAGAAGCACAGCCTCTACTTCTGTCAGTGTCTGTACTAGGGCCTGTTGACCACAGTGATGATGAGCAGACACTTTCACA GTATGTGGACTTCATCTCCATTTTGCCTGCTCAGCTCAAAAAGGATGGACCATACATG CACTGGCAGGACCAGCATGTTGACCTACAAAAGTTCAGTCTAGCTATGCCTGCTTTTCTACGCCGGTCACGACGAAGGCATCACCACAGGGATCATTTCAATCATGAGGACATGAATACAGAGACAGGAAAGAAGGATCACATCCACGTTTTGGGCTTCTACCTGGGCGATCGG GTGTGTCAGGCCATTAAAAGTCGACCAGAGAAGTTCATTACTTTAACAAGTTTCTCAGATGAGCAAAGTCTTGTTGCAGAG GTGCTCCAGAAAGGCTTTGGTGGCATAACGGTTGTCTTCATAGATTTGGACGTCTTCTATAACTCCATATGTGCGCATCTTACTCAGGATGAACGAGCAATTGTTGAATCAAAGGTGGTTCTGCATTCACATCATGTACACAGACGTCAGGAGCATGGTGGTCATCATCACAGCAGGAACCATCACCACAGCCGCCACCACCATCATCACTCTCTTCTTACTTATGGCAGCCATGGTCATCATCACCATGGTcgccatcatcaccatcaccaccaccaccatcttCAAATAATTCCTCAAAGAAACATAACCGTGGAAGAACGGGATGATGTGAAGTGA